One Planktothrix sp. FACHB-1365 genomic window carries:
- a CDS encoding cell wall metabolism sensor histidine kinase WalK, which yields MAWDIGSKRNVINPEFRSLSWRLLLSYLGVMMAISATSMIAVYEFFAFSLYQQLDRQLLTLADAATHNFEEIQEHQKTFKSSDSLELDDDGDLDIPWQNIQQPNQGIEWFDVNRQLITKAGKVFPPVDLSHYHRTYTVNDKKIRTLTLEINKEPGSPQQIMGYVRISESTEPVEMVLTKLRIGMMLGGILVSGLTAFGGMWLTKQSLKPIEQSFEKLKQFTADASHELRNPLAGIRACVEVIQSHPERIHPADIDKLKAISSGVNQMTSLVEDLLLLARTDQHSISITTNWVIIPLHELLEDLVEFIYFQAEQKQIELILDIRTDIKMKGDGNQLWRLFLNLIENAIYYTDSGGKVIVSLEEREKSVWVRIEDTGIGIAAEQLPFIFDRLWRADQARTRQEGGSGLGLAIAQTLAQHHQGEITVTSQLGKGSCFVVRFPGLPYS from the coding sequence ATGGCTTGGGATATCGGCTCAAAACGCAACGTGATTAATCCTGAATTTAGATCTTTAAGTTGGCGATTATTACTCTCCTATTTAGGGGTAATGATGGCGATCTCTGCAACCTCGATGATTGCTGTCTATGAATTTTTTGCCTTTAGTTTATATCAACAATTAGATCGTCAATTACTAACATTAGCAGATGCAGCTACTCATAATTTTGAAGAAATTCAAGAACATCAAAAAACTTTTAAATCCTCTGATTCTCTGGAATTAGATGACGATGGTGATCTGGATATTCCTTGGCAAAATATTCAGCAACCTAATCAAGGAATTGAATGGTTTGATGTAAATCGCCAACTGATTACTAAAGCTGGAAAAGTTTTTCCTCCTGTTGATTTATCCCATTATCATCGGACTTATACAGTTAATGATAAAAAAATTCGGACTCTAACTTTAGAGATTAACAAAGAACCTGGATCACCACAACAGATTATGGGTTATGTACGGATCAGTGAATCTACAGAACCCGTTGAAATGGTGTTAACAAAATTAAGAATAGGAATGATGTTAGGAGGAATATTAGTATCGGGATTAACCGCTTTTGGCGGAATGTGGTTAACAAAACAATCCCTAAAACCCATTGAACAAAGTTTTGAAAAGCTCAAACAATTTACCGCCGATGCGTCTCACGAATTGAGAAATCCTTTAGCTGGAATTAGAGCTTGTGTAGAAGTCATCCAAAGTCATCCAGAACGAATTCATCCGGCGGATATTGATAAATTAAAAGCAATTTCTAGTGGTGTCAATCAAATGACTAGCTTAGTAGAAGATTTATTACTCCTCGCCCGCACGGATCAACATTCTATTTCTATAACAACGAATTGGGTAATTATTCCCCTGCATGAACTGTTAGAAGATTTAGTAGAATTTATTTATTTTCAAGCCGAACAAAAGCAAATTGAATTAATCTTAGATATCAGAACAGATATTAAAATGAAGGGGGATGGAAATCAACTTTGGCGATTATTTTTGAACTTAATTGAAAATGCAATTTATTATACTGATAGTGGCGGAAAAGTGATAGTCTCTTTAGAGGAGCGAGAAAAATCGGTTTGGGTGAGAATTGAAGACACTGGAATAGGAATTGCGGCTGAACAGTTACCTTTTATTTTTGATCGCTTATGGCGTGCTGATCAAGCTCGAACTCGACAAGAAGGCGGATCGGGATTAGGACTCGCGATCGCTCAAACTTTAGCTCAACATCATCAAGGGGAAATTACCGTTACCAGTCAGTTAGGAAAGGGTAGCTGTTTTGTTGTGCGTTTTCCCGGTTTACCCTATTCCTAA
- a CDS encoding PepSY-associated TM helix domain-containing protein, translating to MQNLQFRKFHRKIAPIVFIPLFLTAFTGMVYRLGRTWMGLSEEKADIFLMIHQGEFLGKPLVPIYVLLVGLGLIAMILTGLTMVRLAQQKRKNPSKNTPLNARKVHQILAPITFLPLFLSASTGIFYRLGNSWFHIPSEFSKLLLRIHQGTYFGPFGRTIYIALIGLGLITMLITGLNLTGIFRKKRAKVSEES from the coding sequence ATGCAAAATCTTCAATTTCGGAAATTTCATCGTAAAATAGCACCAATTGTATTTATTCCTTTATTTTTAACGGCTTTTACTGGAATGGTCTATCGTCTGGGAAGGACTTGGATGGGATTATCGGAAGAAAAAGCAGATATTTTCCTGATGATTCATCAAGGAGAATTTTTAGGAAAACCTTTAGTTCCGATTTATGTATTATTAGTCGGTTTAGGACTAATAGCCATGATTCTTACCGGATTGACAATGGTTCGGTTAGCTCAACAAAAACGTAAAAATCCCTCTAAAAATACTCCATTGAATGCTAGAAAAGTGCATCAAATTTTAGCACCTATTACATTCTTACCTTTATTCTTAAGTGCGTCAACAGGTATTTTCTATCGACTAGGAAATAGTTGGTTTCATATTCCTAGTGAATTTTCTAAACTCTTACTGAGAATTCATCAAGGTACTTATTTTGGCCCCTTCGGAAGAACAATTTATATTGCCTTAATCGGTTTAGGATTAATTACTATGTTAATTACCGGACTTAATTTGACCGGAATTTTTCGTAAAAAACGGGCTAAAGTTTCAGAAGAATCCTAA
- a CDS encoding Uma2 family endonuclease: MAVTLELRQIEIQPGQHLILRQVSWQEFEAILEEMGEHRASRVAYCQGVLEIRMPLPEHEIKKELISDFVKILLDELELDSQTFGSTTFKQPEMTAGIEPDNCFYIQNAALMIGKKRVDLSVDPPPDLAIEVDVTSKTQLDAYLALGVPELWIYAERKLQIFILTEEEYQPVETSLIFGNLQIIEGILQFLQESEMIGDSAARRGFRKWVRSQFSP; encoded by the coding sequence ATGGCTGTCACCTTAGAATTACGCCAAATTGAGATTCAACCCGGACAACACCTCATCTTGCGTCAGGTGAGTTGGCAGGAATTTGAAGCGATTTTAGAGGAAATGGGAGAACATCGGGCTTCACGGGTTGCTTATTGTCAAGGAGTGTTAGAAATTCGGATGCCATTACCAGAACATGAAATAAAAAAAGAACTCATTAGCGATTTTGTTAAAATTCTATTGGATGAATTAGAGTTAGATTCACAAACGTTTGGATCGACAACTTTTAAACAACCCGAAATGACAGCAGGGATCGAACCCGATAACTGTTTTTATATTCAAAATGCTGCTTTAATGATTGGAAAAAAGCGAGTTGATTTATCTGTTGATCCGCCTCCTGATTTAGCCATTGAAGTTGATGTGACTTCAAAAACTCAACTTGATGCTTATTTAGCGTTAGGTGTACCTGAATTGTGGATTTATGCTGAGAGAAAACTACAAATTTTTATATTAACTGAGGAAGAATATCAACCCGTAGAAACTAGCTTAATTTTTGGAAACTTACAAATAATAGAAGGAATTTTACAGTTTTTACAGGAAAGTGAAATGATAGGAGATAGTGCTGCAAGGCGAGGATTTCGTAAATGGGTGCGATCGCAGTTTAGCCCCTAA
- the dxs gene encoding 1-deoxy-D-xylulose-5-phosphate synthase produces MHLSEITHPNQLHGLSISQLEQIARQIREKHLETVAATGGHLGPGLGVVELTLGLYQTLDLDRDKVLWDVGHQAYPHKLITGRYQNFHTLRQKDGVAGYLKRCESKFDHFGAGHASTSISAGLGMALARDMKGENFKVVAIIGDGALTGGMALEAINHAGHLPHTNLMVVLNDNEMSISPNVGAISRYLNKMRLSDPVQFLTDNLEEQFKHLPFVGEAFTPEMERMKEGMKRLAVPKVGAVFEELGFTYVGPVDGHDLQELINTFQQAHKIPGPVLVHVATVKGKGYAIAEKDQVGYHAQNPFNLATGKAIPVSKPKPPSYSKVFGETLVKLGENDPRIVGITAAMATGTGLDILQKKLPKQYIDVGIAEQHAVTMAAGLAAEGMRPVVAIYSTFLQRAYDQIVHDICIQKLPVFFCMDRAGIVGADGPTHQGMYDIAYLRCLPNLVIMAPKDEAELQRMLVTGIEHTDGPTAMRYPRGSGLGVPLMEEGWEPLPIGKGEILRNGDDLLLMGYGSMVNMSMQVAEILSEHGIEATVVNPRFVKPLDIELIAPLAQQMGKVVTIEEGCLMGGFGSAVAEALLDNNVVVPVKRFGVPDILVDHAEPNESFADLGLTSSQISEQIRDTFFSQEKQPAKVS; encoded by the coding sequence ATGCACCTAAGCGAAATTACTCATCCAAATCAACTACATGGTTTGTCGATTTCTCAACTCGAACAAATCGCCCGCCAGATCCGCGAGAAACACTTAGAAACCGTTGCCGCCACTGGTGGACATTTAGGGCCAGGGTTGGGTGTGGTGGAACTGACGTTAGGATTGTATCAAACCCTGGATCTCGATCGAGATAAAGTTCTTTGGGATGTGGGACACCAAGCCTATCCCCATAAATTAATCACCGGACGTTATCAAAATTTTCACACCTTAAGGCAAAAAGATGGCGTTGCTGGCTATTTAAAACGCTGTGAAAGTAAATTCGATCATTTTGGTGCTGGACACGCTTCTACCAGTATTTCTGCTGGTTTAGGCATGGCTTTAGCACGGGATATGAAAGGGGAAAACTTTAAAGTCGTTGCCATTATTGGAGATGGCGCTTTAACGGGAGGAATGGCATTAGAAGCCATTAACCACGCCGGACATTTACCTCATACTAATTTAATGGTGGTTCTGAATGATAACGAGATGTCAATTTCGCCCAATGTGGGTGCAATTTCTCGTTATTTGAATAAAATGCGGCTGAGTGATCCGGTTCAGTTTCTTACGGATAATTTAGAAGAACAATTTAAACATTTACCCTTCGTTGGAGAAGCCTTTACTCCCGAAATGGAACGCATGAAAGAAGGGATGAAACGTCTTGCTGTTCCTAAAGTTGGGGCGGTGTTTGAAGAATTAGGTTTTACTTATGTTGGGCCTGTAGATGGTCATGATTTACAAGAATTAATTAATACGTTTCAACAAGCCCATAAAATACCGGGGCCTGTGTTAGTTCACGTCGCAACGGTGAAAGGAAAAGGCTATGCGATCGCCGAAAAAGATCAAGTCGGTTATCATGCTCAAAATCCCTTTAACTTAGCGACAGGAAAAGCAATTCCTGTTAGTAAACCCAAACCCCCCAGTTATTCTAAAGTGTTTGGAGAAACCTTAGTTAAATTGGGTGAAAATGATCCTCGAATTGTCGGTATTACGGCGGCAATGGCAACGGGAACTGGGTTAGATATTCTTCAGAAAAAACTGCCCAAACAATATATTGATGTGGGAATTGCGGAACAACACGCGGTTACAATGGCGGCGGGTTTAGCAGCAGAAGGAATGCGTCCAGTTGTGGCAATTTATTCCACCTTCTTGCAACGAGCTTATGATCAAATTGTCCATGATATTTGTATTCAAAAGCTCCCGGTTTTCTTCTGTATGGATCGAGCCGGAATTGTGGGTGCAGACGGCCCAACTCACCAAGGAATGTATGATATTGCTTATCTGCGGTGTTTGCCTAATCTAGTAATTATGGCACCTAAAGATGAAGCCGAATTACAACGGATGTTAGTAACTGGAATTGAGCATACAGATGGCCCCACTGCCATGCGTTATCCCCGTGGATCAGGGTTAGGTGTTCCGTTAATGGAAGAAGGCTGGGAACCTTTACCCATCGGCAAAGGAGAGATTTTACGCAATGGCGATGATCTGCTATTAATGGGTTATGGCAGTATGGTAAATATGTCCATGCAAGTCGCTGAAATTCTCAGTGAACATGGCATTGAAGCAACGGTAGTTAATCCCCGTTTTGTTAAACCTTTGGATATCGAATTAATTGCACCTTTAGCTCAACAAATGGGTAAAGTTGTTACGATAGAAGAAGGCTGTTTAATGGGCGGTTTTGGTTCGGCTGTTGCTGAAGCATTATTAGATAATAATGTTGTAGTTCCCGTGAAGCGTTTCGGGGTTCCTGATATTTTAGTCGATCATGCTGAACCGAATGAATCTTTTGCTGATTTAGGCTTAACCAGTTCTCAAATTTCTGAACAAATTCGAGACACCTTTTTTAGTCAGGAAAAACAACCCGCTAAAGTTAGTTAA
- a CDS encoding DUF924 family protein: MEKFEEILSFWFGHPHDPDYGKPKPAWFMTNPTFDQEIRTRFLPTYELAATNQLDFWQNSPLSCLALIITLDQFSRNLFRGTPQAFATDEKALTIAKYALDQKYDQQIIMVQRAFIYLPLEHSENLADQTRCVELFETLKNDPNTASMFDYAIAHFNIIQKFGRFPHRNVILSRPSTPSELEFLTQPNSSF, translated from the coding sequence ATGGAGAAATTTGAAGAAATTTTAAGCTTCTGGTTTGGTCATCCCCATGACCCCGACTATGGTAAACCTAAACCTGCTTGGTTTATGACAAATCCTACTTTTGATCAAGAAATCAGGACTCGTTTTCTCCCAACCTATGAACTTGCTGCGACAAACCAACTTGATTTTTGGCAAAATTCACCGTTAAGTTGTTTAGCCTTAATTATTACCTTAGATCAATTTTCTCGCAATCTATTTCGAGGAACACCCCAAGCCTTTGCTACCGATGAAAAAGCATTAACCATCGCCAAGTATGCCCTTGATCAAAAATATGATCAACAGATAATTATGGTACAACGGGCTTTTATTTATCTTCCCCTTGAACATAGCGAAAATTTAGCCGATCAAACTCGTTGTGTCGAATTATTTGAAACCTTAAAAAATGATCCCAATACCGCATCCATGTTTGATTATGCGATCGCCCACTTTAATATTATTCAAAAATTCGGACGCTTCCCCCATCGTAACGTGATTTTAAGCCGTCCCAGCACTCCTAGTGAACTCGAATTCCTCACCCAACCCAACTCGTCATTTTAA
- a CDS encoding bacteriohemerythrin → MRTWNDSLKIGIPLLDCQHEQLLDQMDQLLEAMESQKGEQELRAIMGFLKMYINNHFNYEESCMALYKCPVACNNKDAHAKFLITLQDINHKIELKQSLELIVTQVKQELLDWFVNHIKSIDTRLQSYVKKSE, encoded by the coding sequence ATGAGAACGTGGAACGATTCTTTAAAAATTGGGATTCCGTTGCTAGACTGTCAACATGAACAGTTATTAGATCAAATGGATCAGCTATTGGAAGCAATGGAAAGTCAGAAAGGAGAGCAGGAACTCCGAGCCATTATGGGATTTTTGAAAATGTATATTAATAATCACTTTAATTATGAAGAATCTTGCATGGCTCTCTATAAATGTCCAGTTGCTTGTAATAATAAAGATGCCCATGCTAAATTTTTGATTACCCTGCAAGATATTAATCATAAAATTGAGCTAAAACAGTCTTTAGAGTTGATTGTAACTCAAGTTAAGCAAGAATTATTAGATTGGTTTGTCAACCATATTAAAAGTATTGATACTCGGCTTCAGTCTTATGTCAAAAAATCCGAGTAG
- the leuS gene encoding leucine--tRNA ligase yields the protein MESRYNPASLEQKWQQTWAQQGLYKTPTDKNQPKFYALSMFPYPSGSLHMGHVRNYTITDVIARLKRMQGYRVLHPMGWDAFGLPAENAAIDRGVPPAEWTYQNIAQMREQLQKLGFSIDWEKEVTTCSPEYYRWTQWIFLQFYKCGLAYQKEAAVNWDPIDQTVLANEQVDNEGRSWRSGAIVEQKLLRQWFLKITDYANELLNDLEHLNGWPERVKLMQANWIGQSIGAQLEFPIIGLDENIAVFTTRPDTVYGVSYVVLAPEHPLVSQVTTPEQKATVEAFIQEVKNQSNTDRTSEDKPKRGVPTGGKAINPFNEEEIPIWIADYVLYEYGTGAVMGVPAHDTRDFQFATQYDLPIKQVIVPDDADNDNEENDQVKMAYTGTGILVESCNFSGEHSEHAKQAIINYAEDEGYGKGIIQYRLRDWLISRQRYWGAPIPIIHCPKCGAVAVPDEDLPVKLPENVKFSGRGPSPLAQLEDWVNVTCPNCGTDAKRETDTMDTFIDSSWYFLRYPDARNDQEVFNSAITNDWMSVDQYVGGIEHAILHLLYSRFFTKVLRDRGLLQCKEPFERLLTQGMVQGITYKNRNTGKYFAPSQVSPSNPQDPETGEKLEVFFEKMSKSKYNGVDPLEVMGKYGADTARMFILFKAPPEKDLEWDDADVEGQFRFLNRVWRIVTEFAEVSTSKPKNRELTKVEKDLKRAIHTAIKEVTEDLDGDYQFNTAVSELMKLSNALSEADCKASPIYLEGIETLLKLLAPFAPHIAEELWQMIGKTGSIHTQTWPEYDPEALVVDEITLVIQINGKTRGTLQVPAAANHQTLEEYARNSEVSQRHIGDKTIKKVIVVPGKLVNFVVA from the coding sequence GTGGAGTCCCGATATAATCCTGCGTCTCTCGAACAAAAGTGGCAACAAACCTGGGCACAACAGGGGTTGTACAAAACCCCAACTGATAAAAATCAGCCCAAATTTTATGCACTCTCCATGTTCCCCTATCCGTCGGGGAGTCTGCACATGGGTCACGTTCGCAACTACACTATTACTGACGTGATCGCCCGACTCAAACGGATGCAAGGCTATCGTGTCCTGCACCCGATGGGATGGGACGCCTTTGGACTACCCGCCGAAAACGCCGCCATTGACCGAGGAGTTCCTCCGGCGGAATGGACGTATCAAAATATTGCCCAAATGCGAGAACAATTGCAAAAATTAGGGTTCTCTATTGATTGGGAAAAAGAAGTAACCACCTGTTCGCCGGAATATTACCGTTGGACACAGTGGATTTTCTTACAATTTTATAAGTGCGGACTGGCTTATCAAAAAGAAGCGGCGGTGAATTGGGACCCAATTGATCAAACCGTTCTCGCTAATGAACAAGTTGATAATGAAGGACGGTCTTGGCGGTCTGGAGCGATTGTTGAACAGAAATTATTGCGGCAATGGTTCTTAAAAATTACCGATTATGCTAACGAATTACTCAACGATTTAGAACATTTAAACGGATGGCCGGAACGAGTTAAATTAATGCAAGCCAATTGGATTGGGCAATCCATTGGAGCACAGTTAGAATTTCCGATTATTGGATTAGATGAAAACATTGCTGTTTTTACCACTCGTCCCGATACGGTTTATGGGGTTTCCTATGTGGTATTAGCCCCAGAACATCCCTTGGTTTCTCAGGTAACAACCCCTGAACAAAAAGCAACTGTAGAAGCATTTATTCAAGAGGTTAAAAACCAAAGTAACACGGATCGGACTTCTGAAGATAAACCCAAACGGGGCGTTCCTACAGGGGGAAAAGCCATTAATCCGTTTAATGAGGAAGAAATTCCGATTTGGATTGCGGATTATGTTTTATATGAATATGGAACAGGCGCAGTCATGGGGGTTCCCGCCCATGATACCCGTGATTTTCAATTTGCGACTCAATATGATTTACCCATCAAACAGGTGATTGTTCCTGATGATGCGGATAATGATAATGAGGAGAATGATCAAGTTAAAATGGCTTATACCGGAACGGGAATTTTAGTCGAATCCTGTAATTTTAGTGGAGAACATTCTGAACACGCTAAACAAGCCATTATTAACTATGCGGAAGATGAAGGATATGGTAAAGGAATTATTCAATATCGCCTAAGAGATTGGTTGATTTCTCGTCAACGATATTGGGGTGCACCGATTCCGATTATTCATTGTCCCAAGTGTGGGGCGGTGGCCGTTCCTGATGAAGATTTACCTGTAAAATTGCCGGAAAATGTCAAATTTAGTGGTCGGGGGCCATCACCTTTAGCGCAATTAGAAGACTGGGTAAATGTTACTTGTCCGAACTGTGGAACTGATGCTAAACGGGAAACCGATACGATGGATACCTTTATTGATTCCTCTTGGTATTTCTTGCGTTATCCTGATGCTAGAAATGATCAAGAAGTCTTCAATTCAGCGATTACAAATGATTGGATGAGCGTCGATCAATATGTGGGTGGCATTGAACACGCCATTTTACATTTATTATACTCTCGATTCTTTACTAAAGTATTGCGCGATCGCGGATTATTACAGTGTAAAGAACCGTTTGAGCGGTTATTAACTCAAGGGATGGTGCAGGGAATTACCTATAAAAATCGGAATACTGGAAAGTATTTTGCACCTTCACAAGTGAGTCCTAGTAATCCCCAAGATCCTGAAACGGGAGAAAAGTTAGAAGTCTTCTTTGAGAAGATGTCTAAATCGAAATATAATGGCGTTGATCCGTTGGAAGTCATGGGGAAATATGGCGCTGATACAGCCCGGATGTTTATTTTATTTAAAGCTCCTCCTGAAAAGGATTTAGAATGGGATGATGCCGATGTTGAAGGACAATTTCGCTTTTTAAATCGGGTATGGCGAATTGTAACTGAATTTGCTGAAGTTTCAACTTCTAAACCTAAGAATCGGGAATTAACTAAAGTTGAAAAAGACTTAAAACGGGCGATTCATACGGCGATTAAAGAAGTCACTGAGGATTTAGACGGAGACTATCAATTTAATACGGCGGTTTCAGAATTAATGAAACTCAGTAATGCGTTATCTGAAGCTGATTGTAAAGCGTCTCCTATCTATTTGGAAGGAATTGAAACGCTGTTAAAATTATTAGCACCGTTTGCTCCTCATATTGCGGAAGAATTGTGGCAAATGATTGGTAAAACCGGATCAATTCATACTCAAACCTGGCCGGAATATGACCCTGAAGCGTTAGTGGTTGATGAAATTACCTTAGTGATTCAAATTAATGGTAAAACACGCGGTACGCTTCAAGTCCCAGCAGCAGCCAATCATCAAACCTTAGAAGAATATGCCCGAAATTCTGAAGTCAGTCAACGTCATATCGGAGACAAAACGATTAAAAAAGTGATTGTTGTCCCTGGAAAATTAGTGAATTTCGTTGTCGCTTAA
- a CDS encoding tetratricopeptide repeat protein, whose amino-acid sequence MFNNIKRFYEQGLKKARQGNYRGALKDFDQVIQLNPNYANAYNNRGLVYYYLKEYEQAVNDLTKALEIEPKLPDAYLNRGNAWRHLGKYEKAIQDFKVALNFNPKSDAVYNNLGLAIAQSGSYQDAINHYNQAISLNPDNHKTYYNRGRAFYLLGNKEKAVEDFNKATELEFNYIKAYINRGLCHHQLGNHERAIRDYNRALQIDPYNVYAYYNRGCVYHSLKDYQSAIADFDQVLNIDPNFIKAYLNRGLARYKLGDESGANKDFYHVMCVNSDTYIHYQAQRGISDHAPYSKNAPKIDVQQGGEYFYTTFLNGLWDTEDLEQRESTICEAEFINE is encoded by the coding sequence ATGTTTAATAATATTAAGCGTTTTTATGAACAAGGCTTAAAAAAAGCACGCCAAGGCAATTATCGGGGTGCGTTGAAAGATTTTGATCAAGTGATTCAATTAAACCCTAATTATGCCAACGCTTATAATAATAGGGGTTTAGTTTATTATTATTTGAAAGAGTATGAACAAGCGGTTAATGATTTAACAAAAGCTTTAGAAATAGAACCAAAATTACCCGATGCTTATCTAAATCGGGGGAATGCTTGGAGACATTTGGGAAAATACGAAAAAGCGATTCAGGATTTTAAAGTGGCTCTAAATTTTAATCCTAAAAGTGATGCAGTTTATAATAATTTGGGATTAGCGATCGCTCAATCAGGTAGTTATCAAGATGCTATTAATCATTATAATCAAGCGATTAGTTTAAACCCCGACAATCATAAAACCTATTATAATCGAGGTCGAGCTTTTTATTTATTAGGAAATAAAGAAAAAGCAGTGGAGGATTTTAATAAAGCAACGGAATTAGAATTTAATTATATTAAAGCTTATATTAATCGAGGATTGTGTCATCATCAATTAGGAAATCATGAGCGAGCTATTCGAGATTATAACCGAGCTTTACAAATTGATCCTTATAATGTTTATGCCTATTATAACCGAGGTTGTGTTTATCATAGTTTAAAAGACTATCAATCGGCAATTGCTGATTTTGATCAAGTTCTCAATATTGATCCTAATTTTATTAAAGCTTATTTAAACCGAGGATTAGCTCGTTATAAATTGGGGGATGAATCCGGTGCAAATAAAGATTTTTATCATGTCATGTGTGTGAACTCAGATACCTATATTCATTATCAAGCTCAACGGGGAATTTCCGATCACGCTCCCTATTCTAAAAATGCTCCTAAAATTGACGTTCAACAGGGTGGAGAATATTTTTATACAACCTTTCTCAACGGTTTATGGGATACGGAAGACCTAGAACAACGGGAGTCCACTATCTGTGAAGCGGAATTTATAAATGAATAA
- a CDS encoding sulfite exporter TauE/SafE family protein, which yields MGILPWILLVALGLTAGTAAGLLGIGGGMLVVPGLFYIFNLMEFPHDLVMHVAIATSMSVMVCTATSSILAHHSKGDVQWGVFWKILPGILFGVLLGSILDNTLSTDWLKIIFGLFLFVISLKLLLDFKPQPQSKTLPGLAIINAVGLGIGFKSGLLGVGGGAISVPFLIYCGLPMYEVVGTSSSFSLPISILGTLAFLLSPHRASFLPGFTGYIYWPALLLIAPFTILGAFWGTTLSHIISGEKLRTAFALFLLLISLNMLLF from the coding sequence ATGGGAATTCTACCTTGGATTTTATTAGTAGCACTGGGACTAACGGCTGGAACCGCAGCAGGATTATTGGGAATTGGGGGAGGGATGTTGGTTGTTCCAGGGTTATTTTATATTTTTAATTTAATGGAGTTTCCCCATGATTTGGTGATGCACGTTGCGATCGCCACTTCCATGAGTGTTATGGTTTGTACAGCAACTTCTTCTATTTTAGCCCATCATTCTAAAGGAGATGTGCAATGGGGAGTGTTTTGGAAAATTCTTCCGGGGATTTTATTCGGTGTTTTATTAGGATCAATACTCGATAATACCTTATCAACAGATTGGCTAAAAATAATTTTTGGTTTATTTTTATTTGTGATTTCTCTTAAACTTTTGTTAGATTTTAAACCTCAACCCCAATCAAAAACTTTACCCGGATTAGCAATTATCAATGCAGTCGGGCTAGGAATCGGGTTCAAATCAGGGCTTTTAGGAGTTGGAGGCGGTGCAATTAGTGTTCCCTTTTTAATTTATTGTGGATTACCGATGTATGAAGTAGTAGGTACATCTTCATCTTTTAGTTTACCCATTTCTATTTTAGGAACCTTAGCCTTTTTATTATCTCCTCATAGGGCTTCTTTTCTCCCTGGATTTACAGGATATATTTATTGGCCTGCTTTATTATTAATTGCTCCGTTTACTATTTTAGGAGCGTTTTGGGGAACAACGCTGTCCCATATTATTTCAGGGGAAAAACTACGAACAGCGTTTGCTTTATTTCTTTTATTGATTAGTTTAAATATGTTATTGTTTTAA